Genomic segment of Colletotrichum destructivum chromosome 5, complete sequence:
AAAGCGGGAAGCGAGTTCGAAGATGGTGCCGCGGATGGGCAGGTAGGCGCACATCTCGGCGACGGACAGGTTGAGCGGCCAGATGAAGAGGAGACCCCAGAAGGTgtagccgaggacgagggagagagggccggccttggagaggacgccgccgatgccgacctGGGAAATATCTGTCAGTTTCGCCGGTTCATGTCGTTCGATACTCTTCCTAGCAAcagagagaggagaaaaCTCACCCAGAGACCGGTGCCGATGGAACCTCCAATGGCCATGAGCTGGACGTGACGGGGGCTGAGACCGCGCTGGGTCTCGCCATACTCCTGGGCGACTGCCGCCGCGGTGCCCGAGACGACTTGGCCGAgcttgttgctgttggtgctGTCGGCACGGCTGAGGCCGACAGTCTTTTCTTCCATCCCAGTAGCCATGATGGCCGGTGTAGTGCTGGGTTATTTATGGGTACGGTTTATGGGTGTTGTTGTCGTTATCGTTTGTCGTTGTCGATCCGACTGTTCTATAAACGAACGACGTCCAGCTATAGGGGGTTGACTGAGCGAGCCCGGCAAATATCACTCAAAAGACGCCGATCAGACCGAATAGGATACGACTTGAGGACAAAGTGAACCAGGCTGGATGAACGACGGGCGGCATCTATTCTATATAGATGCTTTTGGGATTCCAGTCTTACCCCTGGCTCCGACGCTACTATGCATGCAGCCCATACTcatccctcttccccctgCCCAGTCAGAGCAGTAACCTTCATCTGACGTCTCCCGGTTCCTTGGAGAAACAAACGACTAATACCACTGGTACGATACGACTTACTCGGGCTGTGATAGACCACAGGCAGAAGAACCGGGGGCCCATCGAGACTAGCGGAACTCGCCCCGCAGAGAtaagcaaaaaaaaaaaaaaaagggtcGGGGGAATGGCAATGGCTCTTTGACCGAGGGAggggaccgggggggggggaggggagaagatGGAAAAAGGTGGAcgcggggggagggagggattcCCTGCCGGGGGGGCAAAACGTCAGAGCGAACGATACCGATGATAACGGAGCGCGAATGTCTTCTTGGGCGCGGCATCAAAGGGCGTTCGCTCCATCGCAATGAAGGTCgccgcccctctcccccctttATTGCCGTGTTTCGTCGTAGATGGGTTCCACTGGGGCGGGTGCATAGAGATAGATATCCGATTCCGCAGGCCGCAGGCCGCAGGCTGCAGgaccctccctcccttttgACCTTGATTATGCACAAGGATTCGATCAATGACCTGAGAATATCACCTCAAGCATTGGGGTAAAGAGAAGCAAGAGAGGCAGAGCGACAGAAAGAGGAAGATTGCCGGCGATGGCCACTGATCCACGAGAGAGACTGGGGTGGCTGAGAAAATCCCCGACAGTTTGTCGATTGGGCGGCCCACGCATCAAGCATCTTAACTCTGCAGTTGCCAGTAGCACTTCGAGTTGAGGCGCCTCGCGCTTCTTCGAGTTCCAaggcttctctctctctctggctgGTCTTTTCCGCCGTTAGAAATCGAGAGTCAAGCAGTGTCAGACATCGCGCTCCCGACGTCTTGGCAAATGGGTCGAGCAACATCCGACGTCGGATATGTCGATTGGAGAAACGCGTCGACTCTCCCAACCCTATCCTGTCCGATAAATGTCCAGTtggtggttggttggttcGGACGGTAACCCCTTGGAGGGGACGGGAGGCGAGCAGAGAGAACTTGGGGACTTGGTGGCTTGGCTAGTCCCTATTACTGCCGAATATTGACCGCGTGCTTTTCCCCAGCGGCCATGCCGAAAGGGTGTGCAGgctctctttctttctgtctctctctctctctctctctctagcCACCAGCGTCTGTCGGGTttgctcccccctcccctccaagGAACACGGCAACCGAGTggtagggggggggggcggggtgATTTGCGGTGGTACTGCAGGAGAAGCTGCACAGAAAGCGGGTAGAACTCCGACCAGCACGACCTGGCGCGGTCTGGCGTCGTCCCAATCTCACCTGGCAGTGATGTCGAGCACTGACTCGCTGGCTGCAGGCGGCCGGTCTTGTGTATACTGGTAGTCTCGCAGCACGCGGGCGCATCGCTTTGGCGAGTGTTCAGATAGAGAGGAATCTGCAACGTTGGGAGGCCCCTTGGCGCCCTTGCCAATGACAGTGACAGAGGAACTGTCTTGGCGCGGAGCGCTAGGAGGGATAACTCGAACTTGGTTCCAAGGTTCAGGcccgaggaagagaaagagtCTAGAGTCTAGAGTCCATAGTCTAGAGAGGGAATGGAATGGTAAGCCGGACTGGGTCTCAGGCACTAACGAAGGCaggccgcccgccccggTCGTGTGCCATCTGGGGAAATCACTATCAAACTGCGCTGAACCCTCTTTTTCATCGAAAGCGTTTTATTACGTACTGTCAGTCAGCCGTATTAAATGGGGCCATGCGTCTACTATGTGAGATAGGATCCAGACCGAGAGGGGCGCGCGGTTGACCGATGCGCGGGCCACGTGTCGGCCCAAAGGTAGATTGATAGTGACAGACCGGAATGAGATATATAGTCTGCGACCGGGAGCGAGAGGAGTGATATGAGATCTTATGATGCGGGTTGACGTCTGGGCATTGGAAAAGCCGTTCAGGTGTGTTTGCTACCACCCTGCTATGCGTGACCGATGGTTGATGAAGGAAGCATTCGGATCAAGGAGTGATCGatgagagagtgtgtgtgtctgCTGTGGACGGGTTTGCTTATATCTCCCTCCTACTGTCCAAAGGGCGTAAGAATGACAAGCTGCCCCAGACATGGGAGAGCATCAAGAAGCGGCCGGATCTTCCATGATCTCGAATCAAGAGGTGGCCCGGTCCCAAACACTCGGAGCGCGCCGTCAGCCAAGAAGGGTTAAGTGAGTGAGCGtgcagtggcggcggcggcagcggcagcggacCGGGAACACGCAGCCGGTCCACACTATCAGAGAGGACCGGCTACCGTTCCCGGCCCACCGGACTGAAAGgccgtccatccatccattcatccgtccatccgtccatcctAACATGCCATTGGTGATGTTCCCGAGTGATCGCAAGTGTCGTGGTCGCAGGCATCCATCTTCACATAGTCTCAACGATAGGGCCGAATCGCAAACAAAATAGAATGTGGTAAACAAATGGCATGAAAAGCCAGCATCGGGTCTCCGAGACGCGGGCGGATTCCCGCCAAGTTGCGCCAATGCATGATGCGCCTCTGACTTTCGTCTACTATCGAATGTTTGACTACCTATTATCAACTGTTGGGTCTTCCATCTGTGTAATCGCTAATTGTGTCTGTCCTTGACAGATTGatcttcctcgtctctcTCGAGTTTGTCATCTCGGCACGTAATGTGTGCTTTCCAAGTGTCACGTTGAAGGGGCGGCCTTCTCTCTCATCTCAGTCTCATCTCCCATCTCGCTCTCACTCTGAGTCCCACTCTCATTCTGagtctcactctcactctcactctcatccACACCCTCACTCCCTCCCCGGATCGCCAGATTGCAGGGTATCATGGTAAGAAAAGACGGCAATGCTAgacctccgccgccgtgacCGTGACCGTGAtggtcttcttgtcctccttcGCATCGGACGTCACAGTCTCCACGACGGTCTCCGGGttcctctctccttctccctccccttcctcttcttccctaTCAGATGAGTCTGTCTGTCTTCgaccaccgtcgccgcgccgccatcgccccTTCAACCAACGCCGTCAGCTCTTATTACCGTTCACGGTCGTCTTGGGCGTCGTGCCCGCAGAccccgtcttcgccgtcgctgttgctgtcgctgtcgccgccgtcgcgcgcGGAGTACGGTCGCCGCTACTCCGCGTGCCGCTGGTCGGGATATAAAAGTCGTAGCGGCTCGGGAACaggatgatgttggcgagccgcagcagctccgtctcggcctcggtcttTGTCTTGTTCCTgatgccctcctcgtcgtccgcgtcgacgtcgatATCCATGGCGTCGTCCGCGTCGTaacggtgatggtgatggtggggatgatgatggctgTGCTTGGGCGGCAACACCCCCGCCGGCTCGACGTCGTAGGGGGCCAGGCCCATGGCgcgcaggccgtcgacgccgccgtacTCCTCGACTTCCTTGGCGCTGGGCCGGTCCTGGTGCGAGGCCTCGCtgcccaggccgccgagggtgTCAAAGTCGGGCCCCGGCTGTCCGGTCTGGAAGGCCTTGCgctggcgggcgaggaagagggcgttGGTCTGGGTCAGGGGGCACACGGGGGTGTAGGTCAGCAGGGAGAGCTCGGTCGACTCGTTCTGCAGCGAGGGGGGCACGCCGAGGCGGGtgccgccggtgatgatggagtAGGCCTGGTCGCAGTGCCAGATTACGTAGTCGCCGGCCTGCATGCTGGGCAGGGAGACGAGGCTCCGGCGGAGGTGCAGGTGCGGGTGCCAGCGCTCGGTGAGGCGCTGAGCGTGTCCGGGGACGGCGCCATGGATGATGGTGTTTGGCTCCGGGTCGAGGGCCCAGTTGGAGGCGTCGAGATAGGCGGCCCACTGGTCGGCTTTACCGCCGTCCGGCTGCTCGGGGGGCCCGCGCCtcggggagaagaagggccgCAGGAGGAAGTAGGCGGCTACGAGCTTGGGCGAGGGCAGCACGCGCACCATGCCCTGCTCGACCTTTgtgagggcgaggatgcccTGGAACATGCGGAAGACGCTGcaggcgccggcgccgttgtaGAGGTCGGTGGTGgcgccgacgcggccggccgggtcCCAGGGGTCGTAGGACTCCCAGTCGCCGCGGAAGATGGCCTCGTaggtgccgccgcggccgtagCCGTCGGGCTCCCAGCGCTCGAGGCTCCCGCTGTCGATCTGGGCGATGacggtggcggaggcggcggcgccgatggagtcggcggccgagttgCCGTTctgctggccgccgacggcgccgagcttgtcgttGTGGATGCGCAGGCGGTCGGCGTAGCTGACGGGGGCGCGGGTGATGTGCAGGTCGTCGGTCGACTCCCAGAAGGACATGGCGAACTTCTGGGCGCGCAGCATGTTGGGGTGGGCGCGGGCGCGCACCTGGACCGGCGTCCAGAAGAGGTCGATGCAGGTCGGGTCGtgcagcgccggcggcttgAACTCGCGGTTGCGCTCGAGGTAGTCGTGCGTCTCGCCGACCCAGCTCCGGGCGTCCTCGGGCgagacgacgccgcggatgacggcgacgccgtagCGCCGGAGCCGGTGCGCAAAGGCCTCGACGCGGACGGGGTCGTTGAtgtcggcgaaggcgatggaCGGGATGAGCTCGGAGCCGCGCGCCTGGAtgtcggccatctcgacgcGCATGGCGTCGAGCAGACGACGCCACGAcgcctcgaccgccgcctcgtggCCGGCGATGAGCCGCTTcttgacgccggcgaagcgcgacggcagcgggatcggctcggcgccgtagaaggagacgacggggGGCTCCATGCTCTTGGGGAACACCTTGCGGCTGgcaggaccaggaccaggaccaggaccagggccaggagtcgaggtggacgatcttgtcgtcgtcgtcgtcgtcgttgtcgtcgtcttcgtaGCTGTTGTTGCAgccgaaggaggaggggaggtgAGGAGAGCAGAGGTAGAGGTAGTagaggtggaggtggaggcggGGGAGACGGAGGTGGCCCGGGATACGGCCGCAGAAGACGGAGGGGACGTCGTCTTAATAATTCGCGAAGACGTCTTGCGTCtgctaccaccaccaccactactacTACTAACACCAGTGCCAACACCGGCACCAGTAGCAACACCAAGAGCGATACTCCCACCGCTTCCACTCCCACtaccgctgctgctgctgctagaCCCTGTGCGTGTGCCTGGCCCCAGTGCTCCCCTGCgtgtcctcctccccagacCAGACTTGGGGGACTTGACGGCGCGAGATGGTGCTGCGGGAGCCGGTGTCGTGCTGCTCGGGGTCGTGCTGCTACTGGCTGCCTCGGTCAGGATCGCAGTGTAAGTCTGGTTAGCGtgcccggccgccgcggcatCTCCAACTTCCCCAACTGATCCTcccactgctgctgctgctgggacccctccatctccgtatctccctcctcctcctcctcctcctcctcctcctactaCTCCATGCCCGTCTGCGGGGGGCGCCTCAGTGGGCCCAGCGGCCCAGCGGGCCACGCTCATCCGAGCTGCCGTCGCCCCAAGAGATcagggggggcagggggAGGTGAAAGGGTGGGCGAGACTCGTGTGTCCGATGTAAGTCGGTATTGCATCCAACACTCACACTGACACACGCGTATGCGAGTATGCTGCAGCCGGCAGCGGCTCAAATATGGATGCGATTGTTGGCGAATTGTCTGGTGCTGCAAGTCGTCCTCccgctgatgctgatgccgGTCAAGTGCTCAACTGTGTCGAATGGAACGTCGAACCCTGCTGAGGGGCTGTCTTTCGCCCGATAGTCGACCCAATCCTGAACCTAGACCAGAGGCACGCGGGCAACCCGTATGATAATCCCCCTTTTATATATCCCggggtgctgttgttgttgttgttgttgttgtcgtatatatatgtgtgtgtgtgtgtgtatgtgtgtgtgtgtatgtgtgtgtaggGCTAGTCAGTTCCCCCCCGGAggcttttcttctttttttcttctcgacggcggcggttccGGATTGAGTGAAGAATGACACCTCGTGACTTTCGCAAAGGAGGGTGGCGGTGGCCGGATGGGATagcggacggacggacggacggacgagGGGGCACCGAGATGGTTACCGTCCGTCATCAAGTGTTGTTGtatcgtcgtcgaggaggggaACG
This window contains:
- a CDS encoding Putative isopenicillin N synthase-like superfamily; translated protein: MSVARWAAGPTEAPPADGHGVVGGGGGGGGGGRYGDGGVPAAAAVGGSVGEVGDAAAAGHANQTYTAILTEAASSSTTPSSTTPAPAAPSRAVKSPKSGLGRRTRRGALGPGTRTGSSSSSSGSGSGSGGSIALGVATGAGVGTGVSSSSGGGGSRRKTSSRIIKTTSPPSSAAVSRATSVSPASTSTSTTSTSALLTSPPPSAATTATKTTTTTTTTTTRSSTSTPGPGPGPGPGPASRKVFPKSMEPPVVSFYGAEPIPLPSRFAGVKKRLIAGHEAAVEASWRRLLDAMRVEMADIQARGSELIPSIAFADINDPVRVEAFAHRLRRYGVAVIRGVVSPEDARSWVGETHDYLERNREFKPPALHDPTCIDLFWTPVQVRARAHPNMLRAQKFAMSFWESTDDLHITRAPVSYADRLRIHNDKLGAVGGQQNGNSAADSIGAAASATVIAQIDSGSLERWEPDGYGRGGTYEAIFRGDWESYDPWDPAGRVGATTDLYNGAGACSVFRMFQGILALTKVEQGMVRVLPSPKLVAAYFLLRPFFSPRRGPPEQPDGGKADQWAAYLDASNWALDPEPNTIIHGAVPGHAQRLTERWHPHLHLRRSLVSLPSMQAGDYVIWHCDQAYSIITGGTRLGVPPSLQNESTELSLLTYTPVCPLTQTNALFLARQRKAFQTGQPGPDFDTLGGLGSEASHQDRPSAKEVEEYGGVDGLRAMGLAPYDVEPAGVLPPKHSHHHPHHHHHRYDADDAMDIDVDADDEEGIRNKTKTEAETELLRLANIILFPSRYDFYIPTSGTRSSGDRTPRATAATATATATAKTGSAGTTPKTTVNGNKS